GAAGATATAGATAAGGTGGTTTTCATTCAATGTGTCGGTTCCCGGGAGAAGGGCAGGGAGTACTGCAGCCGCACCTGCTGTAACCAAACGGTGCGCCAGGCACTGGAAATAAAAAACCTACGCCCCCATACATCGGTGTTTGTCTTGTACCGGGATATGCGCACTTACGGATTTGCCGAAGGCGATTACCTAAAGGCCCGGGAGCAGGGGGTAATATTCATTAATTATGCACCGGAACAGCCGCCCAGGGTGCAGAGCAGTGATAGCCACCTGACGGTGGATATTTATGACCCCGTGGGCCAGGTGCAGTTAACACTGGCGGCAGAACTCTTGGTGCTGGCCAACGGTGTGGAAGCTGCAAAGGATTTGCACAAGCTGGCCGGTCTGTTTAAGCTTCCATTAAACGAGGACCGTTTCTTTGTGGAAACCCATGCCAAGCTATCGCCCTTGGATGTGCCCAGGCCGGGTATATTTATTTGCGGTGGCGCCCATTCACCCCAACATGTGGCTGAAACCATAGCCCAGGCCCAAGGGGCGGCGGCCAGGGCGGCGGCGGTGCTGTCTAAGCCCCACCTCTTGGCCGGCGGTTCGGTGGCCCGGGTGATAGCAGAAAAATGTGCCGCCTGTTTAACCTGTGTAAGGGTGTGCCCCTTTAGTATCCCAATCATTGGCGCTGACAACACTGCAGAAATAAATGGGGTGCAATGTCAGGGCTGCGGCACCTGTGCCGGGGCCTGTCCCAACGGAGCCATAGTGCTGGAACATTATCATACCAACCAGTTAACAGAAAAGGTGAAGGCCATGTTTGGCTTAGGAGGTGGCAGAGCATGAGCGACTTTAAACCGAAAATCATAGCCTTTTGCTGCTACTATTGCGCCTATGCTGCCGCCGATGTGGCCGGATCGCTGCGGCTACAGTATGCGCCGGAAGTAAGACTAATAGAAATGCCCTGCTCCGGGCGAGTGGACCCGGTGATATTGCTGAAGGCCTTTGAGGAAGGGGCCGACGGCGTATATGTGGCCGGCTGTTTAGAGGGAGATTGCCACTTCTTAAAGGGCAATCTGCGGGCCAAAAAACGGGTGCAATATGTGCAAGAAAAACTTGCCGAACTGGGAATAGAGCCGGAGCGGTTGGCCATGTATAACTTGAGCGGCGCCCAGGGTAATGTCTTTGCCCGGGTGGCCGATGAATTTACCCAAAGGATAAAACAATTGGGGCCCAGCCCCATCAGGGGGTGTGGTAGATGATTATTGCGGAGCAAAAGCCGATAAGCGAAGTGGCTGCCTTTATCGACAAATTTGATAGGGTGCTCTTGGTGGGCTGTGGGGGATGTGCCAGTGTATGCCTGGCCGGGGGCGAAGCCGAGGCAGAAATGCTGGCCACCGGGCTGCGTATTTTACGCAAAAAACAAGGGGGCAGCTTAGAAACCCTTGTCACCACCGTCACCCGCCAGTGCGACCCTGAGTTTATTGAAAAACTTTCAGATACTGTGGACACTGTGGATGCAGTGATATCTTTAGGTTGCGGAGTGGGCGTACAATTTTTGGCCGAGCGCTTTACCGATAAATTGGTGCTGCCGGCCCTAAACACCGCCTTTGCCGGCGGTACCGTCAGCCCGGGCCTGTGGGAAGAGCGCTGCAGCCTGTGCGGCCAATGTATGCTGCACCTCACCGGAGGAATTTGCCCAATAAGCAGATGTGCTAAAAGCATACAAAACGGCCCCTGTGGCGGTTCGCAGTTGGGCAAGTGTGAAATTCACCCTGATACCCCCTGTGCCTGGCAGCTGATATATGATCGTTTGGTAAAACTAAACCGGCTGGACTTAATGTTAGAATACCGCCCGGCCAAGGATTGGTCCCATGAGCGTTCCGGTGGCCCCAGACGGATGGTGAGGGAGGATGCACAGCTATGAAAAGCGGAAGTAAACTAGAACAGGTACTCACCGGGGGCCGGTTTGCGGTGACTGCAGAAATAGGCCCACCCAAACATGCCAATGCTGAGGGCATTATTAAACACGGCAAGGTGCTTAAGGACTATATTCATGCTGCCAATATCACCGATAACCAAACGGCCATTGCCCGGCTATCCAGCATTGCCGCCGGTGTGCACCTGCACAACTGTGGCTTGGAACCGGTAATTCAGGTAACCTGCCGGGATAGAAATCGCCTGGCCATACAGAGTGATTTGCTGGGGGCATATAGTTTAGGTCTGCGCAACGTCTTGTGCTTATCCGGAGACCACCAAAAATTTGGCAATCATCCCCAAAGTAAAAACGTTTTTGATATTGATTCCATTCAACTGCTAGATATGGTGCGGGGCATGCGGGATGGTAAAAAGTTTCAGTGTGGGGAGGAAATTAAGCAGCATCATCCAAAATTTTTTATCGGTGCCGCTGCCAACCCCTTTGCCGACCCCTTTGAGTTTCGGGTGCTGCGACTGGAAAAGAAAATCAATGCCGGAGCCGACTTTATTCAAACCCAGTGCATCTTTGACATGGAGCGCTTTGAAAAATTTATGGCCATGGTACGCCAACGGGGACTGCACAAAAAAACCTATATCTTAGCAGGGGTTACCCCGTTAAAATCTGCCCGGGCGGCAAAATTCATGCAGCAGCGGGTGGCAGGGATGCTTGTTCCCGATGAAATAATTGAACGGATGGAAAGGGCCGAAGACCAAAGGGCTGAAGGGATAAAAATATGCGTAGAGCAAATTAAACATTTGAAAAAGATAGAGGGTGTGGCCGGAGTACACATTATGGCCATCGCCTGGGAGGAAGTCGTGCCTGAAATAGTAGAAAAAGCGCTGTAACAAAGTACCCCTGTTGAGCAATAATAACAGGGGTTTTAAACTTATCTGTTTATGGGGTGAAGCTGATGAAAATAGTAATAGCACCTGATTCTTTTAAAGAAAGTTTAACGGCATGGGAAGCTGCCGCCGCCATGGAAAGGGGTTTTCGGGAGGAGCTGCCCGCTGCCGAAATTGTAAAGGTACCGATGGCAGATGGCGGTGAAGGCACGGTGCAATCACTGGTGGATGCCACCGGTGGTAAAATTCTTAAAAAAGTAGTTACCGGCCCCTTGGGGCAACCGGTGGAAGCCTTTTACGGCATATTGGGAAGCGGCAAAACAGCGGTGATAGAAATGGCTGCAGCCTCCGGCTTGCACCTGGTACCGGCGGCAAGGCGCAACCCGCTGGTTACCACCACCTGGGGCACCGGGGAATTGATTTTGGCGGCTTTAGACGAGGGAGTAGAACACATCATCATCGGCATCGGGGGCAGTGCCACCAACGACGGCGGTGCCGGGATGGCCCAAGCCCTGGGGGTAAAGCTGTTAAACCATGGGGGAAGTGACATCGCTTATGGCGGCGGGGCACTGGCTGAACTAAGCTCCATTGATATGTCGGTTTTAGATAAGCGCCTAAAGAAGGTAAAACTGGAAGTGGCCTGTGATGTGGACAACCCCTTGGTGGGTCCCAATGGTGCTTCGGCGGTTTACGGTCCCCAAAAGGGTGCCACTGCTGACATGGTAAACACACTGGATCAAAACCTGACTAACTACGCCAATGTAATAGAAAAACAATTGGGTAAAGAGGTGAAAAACCTTCCCGGTGCCGGCGCTGCAGGGGGACTGGGGGCCGGGCTGGTGGCTTTTTTTAACGCCGAGCTTAAAAGAGGGGTGGAAATTGTTATTGCTGCCACCAACCTAGAAGAAGATGTAAAAGACGCTGCCCTGGTTGTCACCGGGGAAGGTGCCATAAACAAGCAAACAATTCAAGGCAAAGTCCCCGTGGGGGTGGCTAAGGTGGCTAAAAAATATAAGATTCCGGTAATAGCTATTGCCGGTCTGCTGGCCGAAGACAGCCCTGTGGTGCACCGGCACGGCATAGATGCTATCTTTAGTTGTATAAATACTGTTTGCAGCTTAGAAGAGGCTTTGGCCAATGCAGAAGAAAATATCTACCGCTGTGCCAAAAACGTTGCCGCGGTCTGGAAAATGGGCAAAAGCTTTTAGAATTTGTTTTTACCTATAAAAAAAGCGACAGGGGCAAGACCCTGTCGCAAGCCTGCAAGTGCTTTTAATAATCCCCACCTTTTAAATTCTTACCTATCATATAACCCATATAGCCTACACCCATAATTCCTATCAGGTGAGAAACCCAAAAACCTGTTTTAGGGTAAGCCCAGGTGGTGCCTTCCAGTGGATAATTATCTTCCTGTTTGCGGTTCAAAAACAATTTTTCAACCCCCCTTTTTAATATGTAGTTTTTGAAAGAGGGAACAAAAGTAAACATGTAATATCAAGCAATTATATTTTTTTAACCATTGGGCAGGTATCATCATCTTTGTTTACTTTTACCAGCGGTTTAAAACCTAGTTGATGCCAAAAAGGAAGAGTGTTGTGATCCCAGTCTTCCGGATCTATTGTGGCATCAACAGACATAAATTGGCAACCCAGGGATTTGAGTTCATTTTCCAGCATGTAATAAACCTTTGTTGCCAGGCCTTTATGTCTCAACTGCCGGGGAATTTGATAATAGGTAATGTTACCTTGTTTTTGAAAACGGTTATTTACTTTAATATCGAAAATTAGCAAAAAAACATCTTCGGAATAGTGATCGCTGTTTTTGCTGCTGGTGATAAAAATGCTATTGGGAAATAAAATGTGACGTGCTAAGTGCAGTTTGATATTTAGTGTTTTTTCTGCAAAATGAAGCACCTTTTTTTGTACTGACAGCGGGATGTCACATGGCACCTTAGACCCTTCTTTCTGCTAATTTACATAAATGCTTCTACTAACAACGATTATTCCCTTCTTTAATTAATACGACAAAAAAACTAGAAATGTAACAATTACCAATTAATTGGCATATTAATACAAAAATGGAATAAAGGGGGGATTAATTATATGGATAATGCCCAATGGCTGATGGAGTTTAAAAAACAATATGAAGATAATCAAGGAAAATGGAAAGGTGGCAAGCCAATGAAAGAGAAAAAGGAAAACTATGGAAAGGCACTGGAGCATTGTAGAAAGAAATTTAAAGAGTGCGCCAAGTATGGTAAAGATGCCGATAAGTGTCGGGAGTACTATAAAAAAAGATATATGTACTACAA
This genomic interval from Desulfofalx alkaliphila DSM 12257 contains the following:
- a CDS encoding glycerate kinase; translation: MKIVIAPDSFKESLTAWEAAAAMERGFREELPAAEIVKVPMADGGEGTVQSLVDATGGKILKKVVTGPLGQPVEAFYGILGSGKTAVIEMAAASGLHLVPAARRNPLVTTTWGTGELILAALDEGVEHIIIGIGGSATNDGGAGMAQALGVKLLNHGGSDIAYGGGALAELSSIDMSVLDKRLKKVKLEVACDVDNPLVGPNGASAVYGPQKGATADMVNTLDQNLTNYANVIEKQLGKEVKNLPGAGAAGGLGAGLVAFFNAELKRGVEIVIAATNLEEDVKDAALVVTGEGAINKQTIQGKVPVGVAKVAKKYKIPVIAIAGLLAEDSPVVHRHGIDAIFSCINTVCSLEEALANAEENIYRCAKNVAAVWKMGKSF
- a CDS encoding methylenetetrahydrofolate reductase C-terminal domain-containing protein; this encodes MIIAEQKPISEVAAFIDKFDRVLLVGCGGCASVCLAGGEAEAEMLATGLRILRKKQGGSLETLVTTVTRQCDPEFIEKLSDTVDTVDAVISLGCGVGVQFLAERFTDKLVLPALNTAFAGGTVSPGLWEERCSLCGQCMLHLTGGICPISRCAKSIQNGPCGGSQLGKCEIHPDTPCAWQLIYDRLVKLNRLDLMLEYRPAKDWSHERSGGPRRMVREDAQL
- a CDS encoding methylenetetrahydrofolate reductase; amino-acid sequence: MKSGSKLEQVLTGGRFAVTAEIGPPKHANAEGIIKHGKVLKDYIHAANITDNQTAIARLSSIAAGVHLHNCGLEPVIQVTCRDRNRLAIQSDLLGAYSLGLRNVLCLSGDHQKFGNHPQSKNVFDIDSIQLLDMVRGMRDGKKFQCGEEIKQHHPKFFIGAAANPFADPFEFRVLRLEKKINAGADFIQTQCIFDMERFEKFMAMVRQRGLHKKTYILAGVTPLKSARAAKFMQQRVAGMLVPDEIIERMERAEDQRAEGIKICVEQIKHLKKIEGVAGVHIMAIAWEEVVPEIVEKAL
- a CDS encoding GNAT family N-acetyltransferase, giving the protein MPCDIPLSVQKKVLHFAEKTLNIKLHLARHILFPNSIFITSSKNSDHYSEDVFLLIFDIKVNNRFQKQGNITYYQIPRQLRHKGLATKVYYMLENELKSLGCQFMSVDATIDPEDWDHNTLPFWHQLGFKPLVKVNKDDDTCPMVKKI
- a CDS encoding hydrogenase iron-sulfur subunit, yielding MSDFKPKIIAFCCYYCAYAAADVAGSLRLQYAPEVRLIEMPCSGRVDPVILLKAFEEGADGVYVAGCLEGDCHFLKGNLRAKKRVQYVQEKLAELGIEPERLAMYNLSGAQGNVFARVADEFTQRIKQLGPSPIRGCGR